From Nymphaea colorata isolate Beijing-Zhang1983 chromosome 6, ASM883128v2, whole genome shotgun sequence, a single genomic window includes:
- the LOC126410157 gene encoding uncharacterized protein LOC126410157 yields MQYMTDKWENRVFLFLSGLNDDFENIRGQILNSDESFSIEDVYSRVEAEEQRRLLSSGRKGEEQSAYVSRAPVGTPRSSRKCTHCKKLGHTRDFCWDLYPEKKDSRGRSSSGKKPVSSATSLSDGKGSISAEQIRELRAYLSKIDVGQADTPDEVKINQALAVSGGEGLGDREEDWDWFGV; encoded by the exons atgcagtacatgactgataaatgggaaaacagggtattccttttcttatctggactgaatgatgactttgaaaatataaggggtcagattcttaactctgacgaatcatttagtattgaagatgtctattcccgtgttgaagctgaagaacagagaaggctgctctctagtggacgaaagggggaagaacagtctgcctatgttagccgtgcccctgttggaactcctcgttcttcccgaaaatgtactcattgcaaaaaacttggtcatactagggatttttgttgggacctgtatccagagaagaaggatagtagggggaggtcttcgagtgggaagaagcctgtatcgtctgcaacaagtctgagtgatgggaaaggttctatttctgcagagcagattcgtgagctacgagcatatttgagcaagattgatgttggtcaggcagatacaccagatgaggtgaagatcaatcaggcattggctgtttcagggggagaag gacttggtgacagggaagaggattgggattggtttggtgtctga